A window of Luteolibacter flavescens contains these coding sequences:
- a CDS encoding ferritin-like domain-containing protein, which translates to MKSNQLSESSHTELHSLFVDELRDILWAEKHLLKALPKMSKAAKDPKLSAAFDKHLNETKGHVERLGEIFSILGLASRAKKCFAMEGLLKEGDELAEEYQDSAALDAALIAAAQKVEHYEMATYGTLRAFAKRLGYKEIEEIITATYNEESAADEALTAIALDTANEEAATE; encoded by the coding sequence ATGAAATCGAATCAACTGTCAGAATCGTCCCACACCGAACTGCATTCCCTCTTTGTCGACGAGTTGCGCGACATCCTCTGGGCCGAGAAGCACCTACTCAAGGCGCTACCCAAAATGTCGAAGGCGGCGAAGGACCCGAAGCTCAGCGCGGCATTTGACAAGCACCTCAACGAAACCAAGGGGCACGTGGAGCGCCTTGGGGAGATCTTTAGCATCCTCGGTCTTGCCAGTCGCGCAAAGAAGTGTTTCGCGATGGAAGGTCTGTTGAAGGAAGGCGACGAGCTCGCGGAGGAATATCAGGACTCCGCCGCCCTCGACGCGGCCCTCATTGCAGCGGCCCAAAAGGTCGAGCACTATGAGATGGCCACCTACGGCACCCTGCGCGCATTCGCAAAACGGCTCGGCTACAAGGAAATCGAGGAAATCATCACGGCGACCTACAACGAAGAGAGTGCCGCCGATGAAGCACTGACCGCAATCGCCCTCGATACCGCCAACGAAGAAGCGGCCACCGAATAA
- a CDS encoding DUF6799 domain-containing protein, which yields MKTHLNSPRVLIAILAATIGFAAAKDGIAMKDGKVVTVKDGNKTDLTEEATLKDGTKVGKDGSVVSPNGTQWSLKNGEFLDWDGKFSVYFIADGVVRKDGKVWLVKAGEKSEVSTETTLTDGTKIMADGNVISKEGKKWEIDDGDAVFSDGRPVLEGSVVGWGEKPLIAEDCGGTVLEEEKSFPNGNKVQADGTILFSDGTKGKLGDLDVIQEDGTYLPAKK from the coding sequence ATGAAAACACATTTGAATTCCCCGCGTGTCCTCATCGCAATCCTCGCTGCAACGATCGGCTTCGCCGCCGCAAAGGACGGCATTGCGATGAAGGACGGAAAGGTCGTGACCGTGAAGGACGGCAACAAGACCGACCTGACGGAAGAAGCCACCTTGAAGGATGGGACCAAGGTCGGGAAGGATGGCTCCGTCGTTTCTCCAAACGGAACACAATGGAGTCTCAAGAACGGCGAGTTCCTCGACTGGGACGGTAAGTTCTCCGTTTATTTCATCGCGGACGGCGTGGTCCGGAAGGATGGCAAGGTGTGGCTCGTCAAGGCTGGCGAGAAATCGGAAGTCTCAACCGAGACCACTCTCACGGACGGAACCAAGATCATGGCCGACGGCAACGTGATCTCCAAGGAAGGCAAGAAGTGGGAGATCGATGACGGCGACGCGGTGTTTTCCGACGGTCGTCCCGTGCTGGAAGGCTCCGTGGTGGGATGGGGCGAGAAGCCCCTGATCGCCGAAGACTGTGGGGGCACGGTCCTCGAAGAGGAAAAGTCTTTCCCGAATGGAAACAAGGTCCAGGCCGACGGCACCATCCTGTTCTCCGACGGGACCAAGGGCAAACTCGGCGATCTGGACGTGATCCAGGAGGACGGAACCTATCTTCCGGCCAAGAAGTAA
- a CDS encoding DUF883 family protein: MADKNDPFDPALEPAAGPGPSPTTASDAAREFVGYTAEKAKELKDNAVESVQHLRDAAAEATSDLRQAARKGADDLKAAAGNLAEEARSIAAREWEESREKAKHLFITTEDYIRANPTRAVLGAVGIGFLLGLLSRR, from the coding sequence ATGGCTGACAAAAACGACCCGTTTGATCCCGCATTGGAACCCGCCGCCGGACCGGGGCCTTCCCCAACAACCGCTTCCGACGCTGCCAGGGAGTTTGTCGGCTACACGGCGGAGAAAGCGAAAGAGCTGAAGGACAACGCGGTCGAATCGGTGCAGCATCTCCGCGATGCGGCGGCGGAGGCCACCTCCGATCTCAGGCAAGCTGCAAGGAAAGGTGCAGACGACTTGAAAGCTGCTGCCGGCAACCTCGCTGAAGAGGCACGAAGCATCGCGGCGAGGGAATGGGAGGAAAGCCGCGAGAAGGCCAAGCACCTGTTCATCACCACCGAAGATTACATCCGGGCCAATCCCACCCGGGCCGTGCTAGGGGCCGTGGGCATTGGTTTCCTCCTTGGGCTGCTTTCCCGTCGCTGA
- a CDS encoding phage holin family protein, which yields METPERPGPPEGKGLNASVGDFVSLRLRLVLMEAGDAAKTLATKAAAAAAIAVMAIIAWMLFVAGVVGWLAVATTAPWYLLSMLAGGVHVIIAGGLALYIRRAAAPAFPLTRNELTKDKEWLSRLKKPRH from the coding sequence ATGGAAACTCCGGAACGACCCGGTCCGCCAGAAGGCAAGGGTCTGAACGCATCCGTCGGCGATTTTGTCTCCTTGCGGCTTCGTCTCGTTTTGATGGAGGCGGGAGATGCGGCAAAGACGCTTGCAACGAAAGCAGCGGCAGCTGCCGCGATTGCCGTCATGGCCATTATCGCGTGGATGTTATTCGTTGCCGGGGTGGTGGGCTGGCTAGCGGTCGCAACCACCGCCCCGTGGTATCTCCTTTCCATGCTGGCCGGCGGGGTGCATGTCATCATCGCGGGCGGGCTGGCGCTATATATCAGGAGGGCAGCTGCCCCGGCTTTCCCTCTCACCAGAAACGAACTCACCAAGGACAAGGAATGGCTATCCCGCCTCAAGAAGCCGCGTCACTGA
- a CDS encoding DUF4112 domain-containing protein: protein MRNVTPGQFDKGAGKAGEGERWTSGFVASLMDDFIRIPGTNIRIGLDPILGLFPGLGDTVASLFGLAIINEAGRRGVSRKVLIAMALNILANAAVGSVPVVGDLFSVWFKSNRRNHDLLQKAMSAQMSPAEREKAIRHAGSFAILLIAAVIVGVVLIIIGSLALLKLIIDWMSA, encoded by the coding sequence ATGAGAAACGTCACTCCGGGCCAGTTCGACAAGGGCGCAGGCAAGGCAGGCGAAGGCGAGCGCTGGACCTCGGGATTCGTTGCATCCTTGATGGACGACTTCATTCGGATTCCTGGCACCAATATCCGGATCGGTCTGGACCCAATCCTCGGGCTGTTTCCGGGACTTGGAGACACCGTTGCCTCATTGTTTGGTCTGGCGATTATTAACGAGGCTGGCCGCCGGGGCGTCTCCCGAAAGGTGCTGATTGCGATGGCCCTCAACATTCTCGCGAATGCGGCGGTCGGCTCCGTCCCCGTGGTCGGCGACCTCTTTTCGGTCTGGTTCAAGTCGAACCGCCGGAATCACGACCTGCTCCAGAAGGCCATGTCCGCACAGATGTCGCCTGCGGAGCGCGAGAAGGCCATCCGGCATGCTGGAAGCTTCGCGATCCTTCTCATTGCCGCGGTGATCGTTGGAGTAGTCCTCATCATCATCGGGTCGCTCGCGCTTCTGAAGCTGATCATTGATTGGATGTCGGCCTGA
- a CDS encoding type 1 glutamine amidotransferase domain-containing protein, protein MKTSKKVAVLATDGFEQSELLDPSAALQEAGASVVVVTPEGEAIRGWKDKEWGQTIKADASLGDADPNEFDALLLPGGVINSDALRTSTAAQHFVKHFFEKEKPVFAICHGAQILIDAELVDGRKMTSYHAISADLINAGAEWENSEVVEDGRMISSRDPDDLPAFCSAICRALGLSKSQAA, encoded by the coding sequence ATGAAAACATCCAAGAAAGTGGCGGTGCTTGCGACGGACGGCTTCGAGCAATCCGAACTCCTCGATCCTTCGGCTGCTCTCCAAGAAGCGGGCGCGTCGGTGGTAGTTGTCACTCCCGAGGGGGAAGCTATCCGGGGTTGGAAGGACAAGGAGTGGGGACAAACCATCAAGGCAGATGCTTCACTGGGGGACGCCGACCCAAATGAATTCGATGCATTGTTGCTACCTGGCGGGGTAATCAATTCCGACGCTCTTCGCACATCGACCGCTGCACAGCACTTCGTGAAGCACTTCTTTGAAAAAGAAAAGCCCGTCTTCGCCATCTGTCACGGTGCCCAGATCCTCATCGACGCAGAACTCGTCGACGGACGCAAGATGACGTCTTATCACGCGATCTCCGCCGACCTGATCAATGCGGGAGCAGAGTGGGAGAATTCGGAAGTGGTTGAAGATGGACGAATGATCAGTTCGCGGGACCCGGATGATCTCCCGGCGTTTTGCAGCGCAATCTGTCGTGCGCTTGGGTTGTCGAAGTCTCAGGCGGCCTAA
- a CDS encoding D-hexose-6-phosphate mutarotase, protein MDDIPQSSTVSTIRVGADFEIYRIDHPRCQALIARQGAQVLEWTTSTGDPILYRSSLAALERGRPVRAGVPICWPWFANHPTDSSLPLHGFVRTLDWSLDSVRESEPGVAMTFIFESTPETMELWPHRFRLEARIELGAELTVGLRAINTGTRPFMMGGALHTYLAVGDLADVHIEGLEGFDHLDKTTGMCVAASYDALRFFGEEIDRIYDTPGPVSVIDRSRGQKTLVENRGNTATVIWNPGRLNADQIDDIGTGEADHFIAVEPAIPGGHEVEVSPGSYHVLLTRISLA, encoded by the coding sequence ATGGATGATATCCCGCAATCGTCGACCGTCTCCACCATCCGGGTAGGAGCGGACTTTGAGATCTACCGGATTGATCATCCCCGCTGCCAGGCCCTGATAGCGCGACAGGGAGCCCAGGTCTTGGAATGGACCACCTCTACGGGGGATCCCATTCTCTATCGCAGCAGTCTCGCAGCCCTCGAGAGAGGAAGACCTGTACGGGCTGGTGTTCCCATTTGTTGGCCATGGTTTGCCAATCATCCCACCGATTCCTCCCTGCCGCTTCACGGATTTGTGAGGACCCTCGACTGGAGTCTCGATTCCGTCCGCGAAAGCGAGCCGGGAGTCGCCATGACATTCATCTTCGAAAGCACCCCGGAGACAATGGAGCTGTGGCCCCACCGCTTTCGGCTCGAAGCGCGGATCGAGTTAGGAGCCGAGCTGACGGTCGGGCTTCGTGCGATCAACACCGGGACCCGGCCGTTCATGATGGGCGGAGCGCTGCATACCTATCTTGCGGTCGGAGATCTGGCCGACGTTCACATCGAGGGTTTGGAGGGATTCGACCACCTCGACAAAACAACCGGTATGTGCGTAGCGGCATCCTACGACGCCCTTCGCTTTTTCGGCGAAGAGATCGACCGCATCTATGACACACCCGGGCCGGTGAGTGTGATCGACCGTTCCCGTGGGCAGAAGACTCTTGTAGAGAATCGTGGGAACACCGCGACGGTGATCTGGAACCCGGGCCGGCTCAACGCGGATCAGATCGATGACATCGGCACCGGAGAGGCCGATCATTTCATTGCCGTCGAGCCGGCAATCCCCGGCGGACACGAGGTCGAGGTCTCGCCCGGTTCGTATCATGTGCTGCTGACTAGGATATCACTGGCGTGA
- a CDS encoding prenyltransferase encodes MVATWLRALRLPFYPMSWLGYTLGASLVIPLRELWSMPAYWWGYTVVFLVEALTVFVNDLYDFESDRRNRSHGNFSGGSRVLVEHRLTPADLKRACRIVLAGVVVAGVWVQLHSPAPVAVNLALIATALILGVGYTAPPLKLSHRGCGEITVALVHSFLVIQCGAAVVGGEVGHPGIVETALPLFLAIIPSISISGLPDVDADRAAGKRTLAVKLGPRPVIILAVASSIAAAMLVTIRVDGWPTWALWGVCVHALLVAGSAFSIWRRPAGEKVDGVIAMALACVLWFTLVPLAS; translated from the coding sequence ATGGTCGCCACATGGCTCCGCGCCTTGCGACTCCCCTTCTACCCGATGTCATGGCTGGGCTACACGCTCGGAGCCTCTCTGGTCATTCCACTCCGGGAACTCTGGTCGATGCCCGCATACTGGTGGGGATATACCGTCGTGTTTTTGGTGGAGGCCCTCACGGTGTTCGTCAACGACCTCTATGACTTTGAAAGCGACCGGCGCAACCGGAGCCACGGCAATTTCAGCGGCGGCTCCCGGGTCCTGGTCGAGCACCGCCTGACTCCGGCCGACTTGAAAAGAGCTTGCCGGATCGTGCTTGCGGGAGTGGTCGTGGCGGGTGTGTGGGTCCAGCTTCATTCGCCGGCACCGGTAGCCGTCAATCTGGCACTCATCGCCACAGCCCTCATCCTTGGTGTCGGCTACACCGCACCACCCCTGAAGCTCAGCCACCGGGGCTGTGGCGAAATCACCGTCGCGCTGGTGCACAGTTTCCTCGTCATCCAATGCGGGGCAGCGGTTGTCGGAGGCGAGGTCGGTCATCCCGGCATCGTTGAAACCGCGTTACCCCTTTTCCTCGCGATCATCCCTTCGATCAGCATTTCGGGGCTTCCCGATGTCGATGCGGACCGGGCGGCAGGAAAGCGAACCCTCGCGGTCAAACTAGGCCCGCGCCCAGTGATCATTCTGGCAGTCGCTTCATCAATCGCGGCCGCGATGCTCGTCACGATCCGCGTAGACGGTTGGCCGACATGGGCGTTGTGGGGTGTCTGCGTGCATGCGCTGCTGGTAGCGGGATCAGCATTCTCCATTTGGAGACGACCTGCCGGAGAGAAGGTCGATGGCGTTATCGCCATGGCGCTTGCCTGCGTCCTGTGGTTCACGCTTGTGCCGCTCGCTTCCTGA
- a CDS encoding DUF421 domain-containing protein, translating into MEDLFFKDWQGLRNTLVCATAGYLSLFAFIRISGKRTLAKLNAFDFVVAVTLGSTLSSMILAKVPIAEGLLAVAVIIALQFVLAKAALESPRLEKVINSRPSLLFYEGSFMEDAMQREVITKEEILAAVRSFRVSDLAEVQAVVMELNGDLTVVRRGGSPGSSSLVDILDQADRRSIS; encoded by the coding sequence ATGGAGGACCTTTTCTTCAAGGACTGGCAGGGCCTGCGGAACACGCTTGTTTGCGCCACCGCAGGCTACCTTTCCCTTTTTGCCTTCATCCGCATCTCGGGAAAGCGGACCTTGGCAAAGCTCAATGCCTTTGACTTCGTGGTAGCTGTCACGTTGGGCTCGACGCTTTCCTCGATGATACTGGCGAAGGTGCCGATAGCAGAAGGGCTGCTGGCCGTCGCGGTCATCATCGCCCTGCAGTTCGTGCTGGCCAAGGCGGCACTCGAATCACCCCGGCTTGAAAAGGTGATCAACTCCAGACCCAGCCTGCTTTTTTATGAGGGCAGCTTCATGGAGGACGCCATGCAGCGGGAGGTGATCACCAAGGAAGAGATCCTTGCGGCGGTGCGGTCATTTCGCGTCTCGGATCTCGCGGAGGTCCAGGCAGTGGTCATGGAGTTGAACGGAGACCTCACGGTGGTCCGCCGTGGCGGCTCCCCAGGGTCGAGTTCCCTCGTTGATATCTTGGATCAGGCCGATCGCCGGTCCATCTCATGA
- a CDS encoding YihY/virulence factor BrkB family protein — translation MSFYFKTLKQTVTEFVEDDALRLSAALAYYSVFSLAPLLIIAIAMAGIFFGEEAVRGQLDDQLKSSLGASGAFAVQDMVANARKPETNLWVSLAGVVMLLVGAGGLFGQLQTALNTVWGVKPQPGRGIRGILRDRFLSFTMVLGTGFLLLTSMILSAVLQAVSTWAGEVASLPPQVWAIISGVASFALIVILFAAIFKVLPDAKVRWRNVWTGAVFTAALFVAGKVAIGWYLGREATASSYGTAGSLALVLLWIYYSSIILLFGAEFTQVWSNVRGDDIQPSEGAVAED, via the coding sequence ATGTCATTTTATTTCAAAACGCTCAAACAGACCGTCACCGAGTTCGTCGAGGATGACGCCTTGCGGCTCAGCGCCGCCCTCGCCTACTACTCCGTATTCTCCCTTGCCCCGTTGCTCATTATTGCCATTGCGATGGCGGGCATCTTCTTCGGCGAGGAGGCGGTTCGCGGGCAACTGGATGACCAGCTCAAGAGCAGTCTAGGTGCAAGCGGGGCGTTCGCCGTCCAGGACATGGTGGCCAATGCTCGCAAACCGGAAACCAACCTGTGGGTCTCGCTTGCCGGGGTGGTGATGTTGCTGGTCGGCGCGGGAGGTCTCTTCGGACAGCTGCAAACGGCCCTCAATACTGTTTGGGGGGTGAAGCCCCAACCCGGCCGTGGAATCCGCGGGATTCTCAGGGACCGGTTCCTCTCCTTCACCATGGTGCTGGGCACTGGCTTCCTCCTGCTGACCTCCATGATTCTCAGCGCGGTCCTCCAGGCGGTGAGCACGTGGGCCGGGGAAGTTGCAAGCCTTCCGCCGCAGGTCTGGGCCATCATCAGCGGGGTTGCCTCGTTCGCGTTGATCGTCATCCTCTTCGCCGCAATTTTCAAGGTCCTGCCCGACGCCAAAGTGCGTTGGCGCAACGTCTGGACGGGAGCCGTCTTCACGGCGGCCCTCTTCGTCGCCGGCAAGGTCGCGATCGGCTGGTATCTCGGGCGCGAGGCCACGGCCTCCAGTTACGGCACGGCAGGCTCCCTGGCGCTGGTGCTCCTGTGGATCTACTACTCATCCATCATCCTGCTCTTCGGGGCGGAATTCACCCAGGTATGGTCGAATGTGCGGGGAGACGACATCCAGCCTTCCGAGGGCGCGGTGGCTGAAGATTGA
- a CDS encoding WYL domain-containing protein → MQYPVSLSDIRNVIKKRKRVRFRYERGELTADFYILGQVWKTGAYVVYAWCAELDEGWKLLRYAMIKDMEPVGEAGGLRPDFNPYHKDIQTIDTIADGRPPRRNV, encoded by the coding sequence ATGCAATACCCGGTCTCTCTGAGCGATATTCGAAACGTCATCAAAAAAAGAAAACGAGTCAGGTTCCGCTACGAGCGTGGAGAACTGACCGCGGATTTCTACATTCTGGGCCAGGTCTGGAAGACCGGTGCTTACGTGGTCTACGCCTGGTGTGCAGAACTGGATGAGGGGTGGAAGCTTCTCCGATACGCCATGATCAAAGACATGGAGCCTGTCGGCGAAGCGGGAGGGCTCCGGCCCGACTTCAATCCCTACCACAAGGACATCCAGACAATCGACACCATTGCTGACGGGAGACCCCCGAGGCGAAATGTGTGA
- a CDS encoding PA2169 family four-helix-bundle protein codes for MNSSQDCISVCNSLLRGELSAVETYNQAIEKFGTEPEFTALQSIKTDHIEAVGTLRQHVLEMGGTPADGSGAWGTFAKAVEGGAKLLGESPALSALIAGEEHGISEYEDALKDDNVMEEIKHPIRSRLFPALQVHIDALKRLQNR; via the coding sequence ATGAACTCATCCCAAGATTGCATCAGTGTCTGCAACAGCCTCCTGCGTGGCGAACTCTCTGCCGTGGAGACCTACAATCAAGCCATCGAAAAGTTCGGCACCGAGCCAGAGTTTACCGCCTTGCAGAGCATCAAGACGGATCATATCGAGGCTGTTGGAACGCTGCGACAGCATGTCCTTGAAATGGGCGGCACGCCTGCCGACGGCTCGGGAGCATGGGGTACATTCGCAAAGGCTGTAGAGGGAGGTGCAAAGTTGCTGGGGGAATCTCCGGCACTCTCGGCACTTATCGCCGGTGAAGAACACGGGATTTCGGAATACGAGGATGCACTCAAGGACGACAATGTGATGGAGGAGATCAAGCATCCCATTCGTTCAAGGCTCTTCCCCGCACTTCAAGTTCACATCGACGCGTTGAAGCGGCTTCAGAACCGCTGA
- a CDS encoding GNAT family N-acetyltransferase codes for MVSVVVPYSPLTDPEGDGVMLRHAGFVIPSMSGQSPYHHFRIFAGARDVGHINLRIGDSRHVRRVVGHVGYWIRRRARGNGYALSACHALAPFARAILPKVILTCDPDNTASRRTLERLVPDDQVSEIRIPPKDPHYSRGVRKKLRFIWMP; via the coding sequence ATGGTCTCCGTCGTCGTCCCTTACTCACCGCTTACCGATCCCGAAGGGGATGGAGTCATGCTTCGCCACGCTGGCTTCGTAATTCCCTCCATGTCGGGCCAATCGCCCTATCATCATTTTCGCATTTTTGCCGGCGCTCGGGATGTGGGTCACATCAACCTGAGGATAGGGGATAGCCGCCATGTGCGGCGGGTCGTCGGCCACGTTGGATATTGGATCCGCCGAAGAGCCCGTGGGAATGGATACGCGCTCTCAGCGTGTCACGCGCTGGCTCCGTTCGCACGGGCCATACTGCCCAAGGTGATACTCACTTGCGACCCTGATAACACGGCATCTAGGCGCACATTGGAGCGTCTCGTGCCCGATGATCAGGTGAGCGAAATCAGGATACCACCAAAGGATCCGCACTACAGCAGGGGCGTCCGGAAGAAGCTCCGATTCATTTGGATGCCGTAG
- a CDS encoding (2Fe-2S)-binding protein, translating into MISDSLESGRIKGLSVHEVRLTVNGTSIEVNVEAWTTLLDLLRERLTLHGTKKGCDHGQCGACTVLLDGVRVNSCLVLAVTLEGKQVVTIEGLAHGDVLHPLQQAFIDHDAFQCGYCTPGQICSAVGLIAEGCPSSDDGIREAMSGNLCRCGAYPNILTAIKEVVNTVETKSPALP; encoded by the coding sequence GTGATCTCCGACTCACTCGAGAGTGGACGAATCAAGGGCCTCTCAGTGCATGAAGTCCGGTTGACGGTAAATGGCACGAGCATCGAAGTGAATGTGGAGGCTTGGACCACCCTGCTCGATCTGCTCCGTGAAAGGCTCACCCTGCACGGGACAAAGAAGGGTTGCGACCATGGCCAGTGCGGAGCCTGCACGGTGTTGCTGGATGGCGTGCGCGTGAACTCTTGTCTGGTCCTCGCCGTCACTTTGGAGGGAAAGCAGGTCGTCACCATTGAAGGCCTTGCCCACGGGGATGTGTTGCATCCGCTTCAGCAGGCATTCATCGACCACGATGCCTTCCAGTGCGGCTACTGCACTCCAGGCCAGATCTGCTCCGCGGTAGGACTCATCGCCGAAGGATGTCCTTCATCCGACGATGGCATCCGTGAGGCGATGAGTGGCAATCTCTGCCGCTGTGGAGCCTACCCGAACATCCTCACCGCCATCAAGGAAGTGGTAAACACCGTTGAAACCAAATCCCCCGCCCTTCCATGA
- a CDS encoding FAD binding domain-containing protein: MKPFSYHCATDAGDALSHLSGSSAAAFLAGGTNLVDLMKEDVMSPAEVVDISRLPLGGITVTDEGGLRLGALETNAATARHPEVVSRYPLLAKAILAGASPQLRNRATNGGNLLQRTRCPYFYDVQLPCNKRLPGSGCPAREGYNRNHAILGTSEHCIATHPSDMCVALSALDAVVVLEGAGSSRSIPITGFHRLPEDEPHRDTDIRADELITAIELPSKGFPENYQYLKIRDRSSYAFALVSVAAAIEIEDGMIADARIALGGVAHKPWRKEEAEALLVGGPPSALAFDKAATALLGGAEARTFNAFKIPLARAAITRALADACHLMTK; this comes from the coding sequence ATGAAGCCCTTCAGCTACCATTGCGCGACCGACGCCGGGGACGCTCTCTCCCATCTCAGCGGAAGTTCGGCAGCAGCCTTCCTTGCCGGTGGAACCAATCTCGTGGACCTCATGAAGGAGGACGTGATGAGTCCGGCCGAGGTGGTGGATATCTCCCGGCTGCCGCTTGGTGGCATCACGGTGACAGATGAGGGCGGGCTGCGGCTCGGGGCTTTGGAGACTAACGCCGCCACCGCGCGTCACCCCGAGGTCGTCAGTCGCTATCCCTTGCTCGCGAAGGCCATCCTTGCGGGGGCATCCCCGCAACTCCGCAATCGCGCCACGAACGGGGGCAATCTGCTTCAGCGAACGCGCTGCCCCTACTTCTACGATGTCCAGCTCCCGTGCAACAAGCGGCTGCCCGGCTCCGGCTGCCCGGCACGCGAGGGATACAATCGCAACCACGCGATTCTTGGCACCAGCGAGCACTGCATCGCAACTCATCCCTCGGACATGTGCGTGGCTCTCTCAGCACTGGACGCAGTGGTGGTGCTGGAGGGAGCAGGCTCGTCCCGCTCCATCCCCATCACCGGATTTCACCGGCTGCCGGAAGACGAGCCGCACCGCGATACCGACATCCGCGCGGATGAACTCATCACTGCCATCGAGCTTCCTTCGAAGGGATTTCCCGAAAACTATCAATACCTGAAAATCCGCGACAGGAGTTCGTATGCGTTTGCCCTGGTGTCGGTCGCGGCAGCGATCGAGATCGAGGATGGCATGATTGCCGATGCGAGGATCGCTCTTGGAGGGGTCGCACACAAACCGTGGAGGAAAGAGGAAGCGGAAGCGCTCCTTGTGGGCGGGCCGCCGTCGGCACTGGCCTTCGACAAGGCTGCCACTGCACTGCTCGGCGGGGCTGAAGCCCGAACTTTCAATGCCTTCAAAATCCCGCTCGCCCGCGCCGCCATTACCCGCGCCCTGGCCGATGCATGCCACCTGATGACGAAATGA